A genomic region of Janthinobacterium lividum contains the following coding sequences:
- the glpK gene encoding glycerol kinase GlpK: MTKYILALDQGTTSSRAILFDHAGRPHASAQREFRQIFPQPGWVEHDAGEIWASQEGVLQQVLRDSGVAASDVAAIGVTNQRETTVLWERTTGEPVANAIVWQDRRNAAYCEQLVEQGKADLIQQKTGLVLDAYFSATKLKWLLDNVPGARARAERGELAFGTVDSWLIYKMSGAHLTDTSNAARTMLFNIHTLQWDTDLLALLDIPASLLPDVVPSSGVAAHTYTDLLGVPVPIAGIAGDQQAATFGQACLKPGMAKNTYGTGCFMLMNVGKRPLPSKNRLLTTVGWSLGAGSDKTDYLLEGSAFIAGAAVQWMRDGIGIIRDSSEVEALATSVPDSGGLVFVPAFAGLGAPYWDPYARGTLIGITRGTGKAHIARAALEGVAYQNVDVLSAMQDDAGIALSELRVDGGAARNDMLMQFQADILNVPVVRPVVTETTALGAAYLAGLAVGFWESQEEIAAQWQVGRRFEPAMAADERLSRLHKWQRAVERSRDWSE, translated from the coding sequence CACCACCAGTTCGCGCGCCATCCTGTTTGACCATGCGGGCCGGCCGCACGCCAGCGCGCAGCGCGAGTTTCGCCAGATTTTCCCCCAGCCGGGCTGGGTCGAGCATGATGCGGGCGAAATCTGGGCGTCGCAAGAGGGCGTGCTGCAGCAGGTCTTGCGCGACAGCGGCGTGGCCGCTTCCGACGTGGCCGCCATCGGCGTGACCAACCAGCGCGAAACGACGGTGCTGTGGGAGCGCACCACGGGCGAACCCGTCGCCAATGCCATCGTCTGGCAAGACCGCAGAAATGCGGCTTACTGCGAGCAACTGGTCGAGCAGGGCAAGGCGGACTTGATCCAGCAAAAAACGGGTCTCGTGCTGGACGCCTATTTTTCCGCCACCAAACTCAAATGGCTGCTCGACAACGTTCCCGGCGCCCGCGCGCGCGCCGAGCGGGGAGAGCTGGCTTTCGGCACCGTCGACAGCTGGCTGATCTACAAAATGAGCGGCGCCCATTTGACGGACACGAGCAACGCGGCGCGCACCATGCTGTTCAATATCCACACCCTGCAATGGGACACGGACCTGCTGGCGCTGCTGGACATTCCCGCCTCCCTGCTGCCCGATGTCGTGCCGTCGAGCGGCGTGGCGGCGCACACCTATACCGACTTGCTGGGCGTGCCCGTGCCGATCGCCGGCATCGCGGGCGACCAGCAGGCGGCGACTTTCGGCCAGGCCTGTCTGAAACCGGGCATGGCAAAGAATACCTACGGCACGGGCTGCTTCATGCTGATGAACGTGGGCAAGCGCCCCTTGCCATCGAAAAACCGGCTGCTGACGACGGTGGGCTGGAGCCTGGGCGCGGGCAGCGACAAGACCGATTATTTGCTGGAAGGCAGCGCCTTCATCGCCGGTGCGGCCGTGCAATGGATGCGCGATGGCATCGGTATCATCCGCGACTCGTCCGAAGTGGAAGCCTTGGCCACCAGCGTGCCCGATTCGGGCGGCCTGGTCTTCGTGCCCGCGTTCGCCGGCCTCGGCGCGCCGTACTGGGACCCGTATGCGCGCGGCACCCTGATCGGCATCACGCGCGGCACGGGCAAGGCGCACATCGCGCGCGCGGCGCTCGAGGGCGTGGCTTACCAGAACGTGGACGTGCTGTCGGCCATGCAGGATGACGCGGGCATCGCCTTGAGCGAGCTGCGCGTTGACGGCGGCGCGGCCCGCAACGACATGCTGATGCAGTTTCAGGCCGACATCCTGAATGTGCCCGTGGTGCGTCCCGTGGTGACGGAAACGACGGCCCTGGGCGCCGCCTACCTGGCGGGCCTGGCCGTGGGTTTCTGGGAATCGCAGGAAGAAATCGCCGCCCAGTGGCAGGTGGGACGCCGCTTCGAACCGGCCATGGCGGCCGACGAGCGCTTGAGCCGGCTGCACAAGTGGCAGCGCGCGGTGGAGCGCTCGCGCGACTGGAGCGAGTGA
- a CDS encoding helix-turn-helix domain-containing protein, translating into MSVAVIAFDGMTPFHLSVPCLVFGAQTDEADLPPFHVRVCAADPAPLRTAAGFAITPEFGLEGLDGADIVIMPAWHDDCRAATAPLVDALQAASRRGARMVGLCLGAFPLAQAGLLDGKSAATHWGMADRLAARYPRVRVDREVLYVDDGGVLTSAGVAAGLDCCLYLLRQLAGAEVANRVARRLLVAPHRQGGQAQFIARPLPVSGSEGRFADVLACVTASLGQAHSIDALAERAAMSRRNFTRHFRQATGTSFKQWLLNQRLAHAQGMLEKSAASIDVVAQEAGFGTALSLRQHFQANLKTSPSAYRKLFRQQLGQLA; encoded by the coding sequence TTGAGCGTGGCCGTGATCGCCTTCGACGGCATGACGCCATTTCACTTGTCCGTGCCTTGCCTCGTGTTTGGCGCCCAGACGGACGAGGCCGATCTGCCGCCTTTCCACGTGCGCGTGTGCGCCGCCGATCCCGCGCCCTTGCGCACGGCGGCCGGTTTTGCCATTACACCCGAGTTCGGCCTGGAAGGATTGGACGGGGCCGATATCGTCATCATGCCGGCCTGGCACGACGATTGCCGCGCTGCGACGGCACCCCTGGTCGATGCGCTGCAGGCCGCCAGCCGGCGCGGGGCGCGCATGGTGGGCCTGTGCCTGGGCGCGTTTCCCCTGGCGCAGGCGGGCTTGTTGGATGGCAAGAGCGCAGCCACGCACTGGGGCATGGCGGACCGGCTGGCGGCCCGCTATCCCAGGGTCAGGGTGGACCGGGAAGTGCTGTACGTGGATGATGGCGGCGTGCTCACGTCGGCGGGCGTGGCGGCCGGCCTCGATTGCTGTTTGTACCTGCTGCGCCAGCTGGCCGGCGCCGAGGTGGCCAACCGCGTGGCGCGCCGGCTGCTGGTGGCACCGCACCGCCAGGGCGGGCAGGCGCAATTCATCGCACGTCCGTTGCCCGTGTCCGGCAGCGAAGGGCGCTTTGCCGACGTGCTCGCCTGCGTGACGGCCAGCCTGGGCCAGGCGCACAGCATCGACGCGCTGGCCGAACGGGCCGCCATGAGCCGGCGCAATTTCACGCGCCACTTCCGCCAGGCGACAGGAACGTCGTTCAAGCAGTGGTTGTTGAACCAGCGCCTGGCGCATGCGCAAGGCATGCTGGAGAAAAGCGCCGCCTCGATCGATGTCGTGGCGCAAGAGGCCGGCTTCGGCACGGCCCTGTCGCTGCGCCAGCATTTCCAGGCGAATTTGAAGACGTCGCCCTCGGCGTATCGCAAGTTGTTCCGGCAGCAGCTAGGCCAGCTCGCTTGA
- a CDS encoding D-amino acid dehydrogenase has protein sequence MRIVILGSGVIGVTSAYYLAKAGHEVTVIDRQPGPALETSFANAGQISPGYASPWAAPGIPLKAVKWMMQRHAPLAISLDGSVAQLKWMWQMLRNCTPEAYAVNKERMVRLAEYSRDCFKVLRAEAGITYEGRQQGTMQLFRTEKQYNDAAKDIEVLKDAGVPYEVLQRNELSRAEPALEAVKDKLFGGLRLPNDETGDCQLFTTRLSEMAVALGVKFRYGVAIDALLTQGDEIAGVQCGAEIVKADSYVVALGSYSTGFMKPLLDIPVYPLKGYSITVPIVNAAKAPVSTILDETYKIAVTRFDDRIRVGGMAEIAGYNLNLNPRRRETLEMVVNDLFPGGGNTAEATFWTGLRPMTPDGTPIVGRTPLRNLFLNTGHGTLGWTMSCGSAQLLADLMSSKKPAILADDLSVSRYSGAQGNGKLQHAVA, from the coding sequence ATGCGTATCGTGATTCTGGGTAGCGGCGTCATCGGCGTCACCAGTGCTTACTATCTGGCCAAGGCTGGACATGAGGTGACCGTCATCGACCGCCAGCCGGGCCCGGCACTGGAAACCAGCTTCGCGAATGCGGGGCAAATCTCGCCCGGCTACGCTTCGCCATGGGCTGCGCCCGGCATTCCCCTGAAAGCCGTGAAGTGGATGATGCAGCGCCACGCACCGCTGGCCATCTCGCTCGACGGCAGCGTCGCCCAGCTCAAGTGGATGTGGCAGATGTTGCGTAATTGCACACCGGAAGCGTATGCGGTGAACAAGGAACGCATGGTGCGCCTGGCCGAATACAGCCGCGATTGCTTCAAGGTGCTGCGCGCCGAGGCCGGCATCACGTATGAAGGCCGCCAGCAAGGCACGATGCAATTGTTCCGCACCGAAAAGCAATACAACGACGCTGCCAAGGATATCGAAGTGTTGAAAGACGCGGGCGTGCCGTATGAAGTGCTGCAGCGCAACGAGCTGTCGCGCGCCGAACCGGCCCTGGAAGCGGTCAAGGATAAACTGTTCGGCGGCTTGCGCCTGCCCAACGATGAAACGGGCGATTGCCAGCTGTTTACCACGCGCCTGTCCGAAATGGCCGTGGCGCTGGGCGTGAAGTTCCGCTATGGCGTCGCCATCGATGCATTGCTGACGCAGGGCGATGAAATCGCTGGCGTGCAATGTGGCGCGGAAATCGTCAAGGCCGACTCCTACGTCGTGGCGCTCGGTTCCTATTCGACGGGCTTCATGAAGCCGCTGCTGGACATTCCCGTGTATCCGCTGAAGGGCTATTCGATCACCGTGCCTATCGTCAACGCGGCCAAAGCGCCCGTGTCGACCATCCTCGATGAAACCTACAAGATCGCCGTGACGCGTTTCGACGACCGCATCCGCGTGGGCGGCATGGCGGAAATCGCTGGCTACAACCTGAACCTGAACCCGCGCCGCCGCGAAACCCTGGAAATGGTCGTCAACGACCTGTTCCCCGGCGGCGGCAACACGGCCGAAGCCACCTTCTGGACGGGTTTGCGCCCGATGACGCCGGACGGCACGCCGATCGTCGGCCGCACGCCGCTGCGCAACCTGTTCCTCAATACGGGCCACGGCACCCTGGGCTGGACCATGTCCTGCGGCTCGGCGCAATTGCTGGCCGACCTGATGTCGTCGAAAAAGCCGGCCATCCTGGCCGACGACCTGTCCGTCAGCCGCTACAGCGGCGCACAGGGCAATGGCAAACTGCAACACGCGGTGGCTTGA
- a CDS encoding Lrp/AsnC ligand binding domain-containing protein: MRILKESARGLDKLDRHILRILQQDGRISMKDLGEQVGLSITPCIERVKRMERDGVITGYHARVNPAALGAKLLVFVEITLNQKSASAFEQFRREVLQIPEVQECHLVSGDFDYLIKARIHEMAEYRKLLGDMLLQLPGAAQSKSYVVMEEIKETLALSTDVLQNR, translated from the coding sequence ATGAGAATCCTTAAAGAATCGGCACGTGGCCTCGACAAGCTGGATCGCCACATCCTGCGCATCCTGCAACAGGATGGCCGCATCTCGATGAAAGACCTGGGCGAACAGGTGGGATTGTCCATCACGCCCTGCATCGAGCGGGTCAAGCGCATGGAGCGCGACGGCGTAATCACGGGCTACCATGCCAGGGTGAACCCGGCCGCGCTGGGCGCCAAGCTGCTCGTCTTTGTGGAGATTACGCTGAATCAAAAATCCGCGTCCGCCTTCGAGCAATTCCGCCGCGAAGTGCTGCAAATTCCCGAGGTACAGGAATGCCACCTGGTGTCGGGCGACTTCGATTACCTGATCAAGGCGCGCATCCATGAAATGGCCGAGTACCGCAAGCTACTGGGCGACATGCTGCTGCAGCTGCCCGGCGCCGCGCAATCGAAAAGCTATGTGGTGATGGAAGAAATCAAGGAAACCCTGGCGCTGTCGACCGACGTGCTGCAAAATCGGTGA
- a CDS encoding AraC family transcriptional regulator encodes MSSTLHSAIDLSFRSYAEIGAPNRHDFVQLVLPVHGQLLLEIDGREGKVDTQLGVVIPAYTWHAQHSKVANHSIILDVDAAAVASGSWQRLLERPYTAIGLGARKLIDYLGVMAQQQALTPAIVTGWTPLLLDTLLLGEPQPRSRLGALIARVQAEPGLPWSTASMARFASLSVSRLHALFREEQGSSPHAWLLQQRIVRACELLAASDASLAEIALAAGFSEQSALTRAMRASMDVTPAAYRRACREKRSIRQ; translated from the coding sequence ATGTCCAGCACACTCCACTCTGCCATCGACCTCAGCTTTCGCAGCTACGCGGAAATTGGCGCGCCGAACCGGCATGATTTCGTGCAATTGGTGTTGCCCGTGCACGGCCAGCTGCTGCTGGAAATCGACGGCAGGGAGGGAAAAGTCGATACGCAGCTCGGCGTGGTGATACCGGCTTACACCTGGCATGCCCAGCATAGCAAGGTGGCCAACCATTCCATCATCCTCGACGTGGATGCGGCTGCCGTGGCCAGCGGTAGCTGGCAGCGCCTGCTGGAACGTCCCTATACGGCGATCGGACTAGGCGCCCGCAAGCTGATTGACTATCTGGGCGTCATGGCGCAGCAGCAGGCGCTGACGCCGGCCATCGTCACGGGCTGGACGCCGCTATTGCTCGATACCTTGCTGCTGGGAGAGCCGCAACCGCGCTCGCGCCTGGGCGCGCTGATTGCCCGCGTGCAAGCCGAGCCGGGATTGCCGTGGTCGACGGCGTCGATGGCGCGCTTTGCCAGCCTGAGCGTCAGCCGCCTGCACGCGCTGTTCCGCGAAGAGCAGGGCAGCAGTCCGCATGCCTGGTTGTTGCAGCAGCGCATAGTACGGGCTTGCGAATTGCTTGCCGCCAGCGACGCCAGCCTCGCCGAGATCGCGCTGGCGGCCGGATTTTCCGAGCAGAGCGCGCTGACGCGTGCCATGCGTGCCAGCATGGATGTCACGCCAGCGGCCTACCGGCGCGCATGTCGCGAGAAACGGTCAATAAGGCAGTAG
- a CDS encoding DMT family transporter gives MHQENKSGLGMLAGIAAGALWGLVFLAPALIPAFQPLELSVGRYLAYGLIAAVLVAPSWRRLLHTLTWREWRGLIWLSLTGNIVYYVLLASAVQTGGVAMTSMVIGLLPLVVTLVGSRDRHAVPLRRLIPSLVLSAGGLACISWQSLAHPGHSSLLGLLCALAALLSWTVYAVGNSRWLGRLRSVSAQEWNSLTGVVTGAAALLLAIPVALAAPAQLGTTAWLQFAGVVTGVALLCSVVGNGLWNHASRVLPLTLMGQMIVFEFLFAMLYGYLWEQRWPTLAEAVATMLLLAGVAACAAAHRPPTCAARVS, from the coding sequence ATGCATCAAGAGAACAAGAGCGGGCTGGGCATGCTGGCCGGCATAGCCGCGGGCGCACTGTGGGGGCTGGTATTCCTGGCGCCGGCGCTGATCCCCGCCTTCCAGCCGCTGGAACTGTCCGTGGGCCGCTACCTGGCGTATGGGTTGATCGCGGCCGTGCTGGTCGCGCCGTCGTGGCGGCGCCTGCTGCACACCTTGACCTGGCGCGAATGGCGCGGGCTGATCTGGCTCAGCCTGACAGGCAATATCGTGTATTACGTGCTGCTGGCCAGCGCCGTGCAGACGGGCGGCGTGGCCATGACGTCGATGGTGATCGGCTTGCTGCCGCTGGTCGTCACGCTCGTGGGCAGCCGCGACCGGCATGCCGTGCCCCTGCGGCGCCTGATTCCTTCGCTGGTGCTGAGCGCGGGCGGGCTGGCCTGCATCAGCTGGCAGTCGCTGGCGCATCCGGGCCACTCGTCCCTGCTGGGGTTGCTATGTGCGCTGGCGGCGCTGCTGTCGTGGACGGTGTATGCGGTCGGCAACAGCCGCTGGCTGGGGCGGCTGCGCTCGGTCTCGGCGCAGGAATGGAATTCGCTGACGGGCGTGGTCACGGGCGCTGCCGCGCTGCTGCTGGCTATTCCCGTCGCGCTTGCCGCACCGGCCCAGCTTGGCACCACGGCCTGGCTGCAGTTTGCCGGCGTCGTCACGGGTGTCGCGCTGCTGTGTTCCGTCGTCGGCAATGGCTTGTGGAACCATGCCAGCCGCGTCCTGCCGCTGACCTTGATGGGACAGATGATCGTCTTTGAATTCCTGTTTGCCATGCTGTACGGCTACTTGTGGGAGCAGCGCTGGCCCACGCTGGCCGAGGCCGTGGCCACCATGCTGTTGCTGGCAGGCGTGGCGGCGTGCGCCGCGGCGCACCGGCCGCCTACTTGCGCGGCTCGTGTATCCTGA
- a CDS encoding cysteine hydrolase family protein: MSATTSTTPRRALLVIDVQNEYFTGDMPIEYPSVDISLPNIVTAMAAARAAGVPVIVVQHDAPEASPIFAKGSDGWQLHPQVAAFAADHRINKSMGSAFAGTDLRAWLEGHGIDTLTVVGYMTHNCDAATIYHAAHDGLQVEFLQDATGTLPYANAGGTASAEEIHRVFSAVFHSNFAAVASTQDWLAAVREGKPLEKDNIYLSNQRARKAQAN; this comes from the coding sequence ATGTCTGCCACAACATCCACCACCCCGCGCCGCGCCCTGCTCGTCATCGATGTACAAAATGAATACTTCACGGGCGACATGCCCATCGAATATCCGTCCGTCGATATTTCTCTGCCCAACATCGTCACCGCCATGGCCGCCGCCCGCGCCGCCGGCGTGCCCGTCATCGTCGTCCAGCACGATGCGCCGGAAGCTTCTCCCATCTTTGCAAAAGGCAGCGACGGCTGGCAGCTGCACCCGCAAGTGGCCGCGTTTGCCGCCGACCATCGCATCAACAAGAGCATGGGCAGCGCGTTTGCGGGCACGGACCTGCGCGCCTGGCTGGAGGGCCACGGCATCGATACCCTGACGGTGGTCGGCTACATGACGCACAATTGCGACGCGGCCACCATCTACCACGCCGCGCACGACGGCCTGCAAGTCGAATTCCTGCAGGACGCCACTGGCACCCTGCCCTACGCCAACGCGGGCGGCACGGCCAGCGCCGAGGAAATCCACCGCGTCTTCAGCGCCGTGTTCCACTCGAATTTCGCCGCCGTCGCCAGCACGCAGGACTGGCTCGCTGCCGTGCGCGAGGGCAAGCCGCTGGAAAAGGACAATATTTACCTGTCGAACCAGCGCGCGCGCAAGGCGCAGGCGAACTGA
- a CDS encoding YdcF family protein: MRKIILLGSSVAGLFLLATAALVLAGLNDKLVPADVIVVPGNTILPDGTPSPRLQARLDVALKQFQEHRAPRILVSGATGKEGFDEAASMARYLQSRGVPASAILEDNQGWTTDATARNAAVLMRAHGWKTAMVATQYFHVPRFRLALERAGITVSGNVHAPYFELRDLYSVPRETVGYLVYYVKS, translated from the coding sequence ATGCGAAAAATAATACTGCTCGGTTCAAGCGTTGCCGGTCTGTTCCTGCTGGCCACCGCCGCCCTGGTGCTGGCAGGACTCAACGACAAACTGGTCCCGGCCGACGTGATCGTCGTGCCGGGCAACACGATCCTGCCCGACGGCACGCCCAGCCCCCGCCTGCAGGCACGACTCGACGTGGCGCTCAAGCAATTCCAGGAACACCGGGCGCCGCGCATCCTCGTCAGCGGGGCCACGGGCAAGGAAGGTTTTGACGAGGCCGCTTCCATGGCCCGCTACCTGCAATCGCGCGGGGTGCCGGCCAGCGCCATCCTTGAGGATAATCAAGGCTGGACCACGGACGCCACGGCCCGCAATGCGGCGGTATTGATGCGCGCACACGGCTGGAAGACAGCCATGGTCGCCACGCAATACTTTCACGTGCCCCGCTTCCGGCTGGCTTTGGAACGGGCCGGCATCACCGTCAGTGGCAACGTGCATGCGCCCTATTTCGAGTTGCGCGACCTGTATTCCGTACCCAGGGAAACCGTGGGCTACCTTGTGTATTACGTGAAATCCTGA
- a CDS encoding tetratricopeptide repeat protein, with protein MQRPANLAHISVEQDWQHTTAYPPLGFTPFAEGALGNGDTFGLYWPIGREACEPIVVETWHDEWRIQPHFSSLTAFLQAHAAAEDEYVGTPSLTDDPASPRAAFLAAKELITQRNPNAAIALLEAALAIVPEYTDALVLLHGQYVRAGRIGEAVKVAIQAIISPPSFGGPPFKALQWLRTQAVPEGEFDPIWRACGQLSFNFGGSKENADYPVLLAAIATYLEQENYRCASTLMQTYAELMSAETVSFQERYAFEPAAFIARQIGVSAMLPQGSRDPVALWSSELA; from the coding sequence ATGCAACGACCCGCAAACCTCGCCCACATCTCCGTCGAACAAGACTGGCAACACACGACTGCGTATCCACCGCTCGGCTTCACCCCGTTCGCCGAAGGGGCGCTGGGCAACGGCGACACTTTCGGCCTGTACTGGCCCATCGGCCGCGAAGCGTGCGAACCGATCGTGGTCGAAACGTGGCACGACGAATGGCGCATCCAGCCGCATTTTTCCAGCCTGACGGCGTTTCTGCAAGCCCATGCAGCAGCGGAGGACGAGTATGTCGGCACGCCATCGCTGACCGACGACCCCGCTTCGCCGCGCGCCGCCTTCCTGGCAGCCAAGGAATTGATTACTCAGCGCAACCCGAACGCGGCCATCGCGCTGCTGGAAGCGGCGCTCGCCATCGTGCCCGAATACACGGACGCCCTGGTGCTGCTGCATGGCCAGTACGTGCGCGCGGGAAGAATCGGGGAAGCCGTCAAGGTGGCCATCCAGGCCATCATTTCGCCGCCATCGTTTGGCGGCCCGCCATTCAAGGCTTTGCAATGGCTGCGCACGCAGGCGGTGCCGGAGGGGGAATTTGATCCCATCTGGCGCGCCTGCGGGCAGCTGTCGTTCAACTTTGGCGGCAGCAAGGAAAATGCCGATTACCCCGTGCTGCTGGCCGCCATCGCCACCTATCTGGAGCAGGAAAACTACCGTTGCGCTTCGACCCTGATGCAGACCTACGCCGAACTGATGAGCGCGGAAACCGTGTCCTTCCAGGAGCGCTACGCCTTCGAGCCGGCCGCCTTCATTGCGCGGCAAATCGGCGTCAGCGCGATGCTGCCGCAGGGCAGCCGCGACCCGGTGGCGCTATGGTCAAGCGAGCTGGCCTAG